Genomic segment of Primulina tabacum isolate GXHZ01 chromosome 11, ASM2559414v2, whole genome shotgun sequence:
CACAAAGAAGGAATTATGGAACATGGGTTGGAACTTTTAATGAGCTTCATTATTTGACATTAGATTGTAGTATGACATATAGGCCCATTTTTTTGTATCTGAAGCTTTTAAATAATCGTAGCATAGATATTTGGTGGTACATATCTCAGCCACCTCAATGCAAATCGTAATGTGGCAAAGGGAGAAATGTTTGGTGCTGAGCTGCATTGTTTctgttaaataatattaaatgcATACTTTCTAGATGAATGTGATTGGTCTCCTGTCacatgtttttttatttgttcCTTTATAAATTAGTGGCCTCGGTTCATTTTCATACAACTTGAAACGTAATAAGTTGTTCAATCTTTAAAAGTATAATGCTCCGCTTTGTTCACCTTCCTCTTGTTTGGCCTCCGAGAGAACATAGATTTGATATAGAGTTTGAGATGCAGTAGATTGCAATGCGGAAGAATTCTGAGTTGTATAGATTAAATTGAGATCCTCTCGTGATATGGCATTTACTTCGGAGTCCAATCCGATGAAATAGAGATTGAGTTTgttgtatattttttttgttgatatATATAGTATGCCTTTTTCAGGGCGTCAAGTGCTCAAACGAAGGTGGATGCCAGAGTAGTTTTGCCAAGGAAGTCTGTCAaagtaagtgaaatgtttgaaGGAGTTCCTCTTTTGTCCTGCACAATTCGGACGTGTTTAGCTCCATAGAGAAATAGAGATGTTTATAATTGCATTTCTACGAGTTATGTGACCAAGTCTATGTTTCATATATCTATTCTATTCAATTAAGTGTGAGAACATGATAATAACGACCTAGGACACCAACTGTTTCTTCCAACTTTAcctttatatgatactaatattatacatttgttttttgttttaatttcaacacatacttttatttttaatattaatatttttatatcaacaattcaaatattaatttagtccctccataatttgtcaaatgataaaaaaactgtacacacacgcatcgcgtgtgcagagtaactagtaTGTTTCATAAGGGAGCAGCTAATGGAAATTTTGGTGAGAATATTCAGCACAACCACATATCTTTCTCAAACTTACTTTTAACTTTATGTATGTGATGACGCTACCCGGAATAGACCATAAATATCTGTACCCATCGTTTGACATGAGACTTCGTCTTTCCTACTTTGGTCAAAGCTATGATGATTACCGTTACTGATTTGACGAGAGACTCTTCATTTAAAGACTATGTTCtaatttctatggattttgtacTGCTTTTCGCCTTTAAAAATCCCAGAGCCATTGTTTGTTAGGTTTATTTTCTAAATTGGTGGATCCCTTATAAACATAAAATGAGTACCATGTTCCTGCAGCATTATGTTACATGGGGTGTTGGAGCATTTTGGCAACGTCATTGTTTCTGTTGTGCACATGATCCTTTTCATTCAGCTTCACATACCCGGCCTATCTCTTATGATTCAATACTGATTTGCAAAATGAACATTCTGAAGGTTGTGAGTAAATTATGCCGAATTTATGCACATTATGTGTACACTTGCCATAAAAAGTTCACTCCAAAGAATGTGACTGTTTCGGAGACACGTGTGCCATCATTTTAAGACATCTATTGAGGTGAAATCTCCTTATTCAGATTCCTATGCGGGTGAGGCTTGACAGTGTCTCATTACTTGTCGAAAGCTAAACTTTCTATTGAAATTATTACTTCAACAACTCCCGAGCATCTAACTTGATTACATGTGCGGGTGAGGCTTGATAGTGTCTCATTACTTGTCGAAAGCTAAACTTTCTATTGAAATTATTACATCAACAACTCCCGAGCTTGCAACTTGATTACATGTGCTGTCAGCTCTGTCTTAGTGCTTGTAATTTGGAATCATAAAGCATTTTAACACTTATTCAACTAAATAAGCAAAAGTTCTGTCAAGTGAAGTCTCGTTTGTTGTGAAAATCACACGCATTCTCATTTTCAGACAAACCCAAAATTCAAGTCGGTCCTTAGTACAAACAAATTGAAATCTGGTTCGGTTGCTTCATCCAAGAAAAAGCAGGACAAGGGCTCTGTATCGAAAGTTATTCCTTCTTCCGTTGAGGAACTTGTTTCAAAGGAGGATCTTTGTGGTGGTGCTAGCGACAGTGATAGAACTTCCACCACAATTGGGAAGAAAAAATCTGATCGCAGGAACTCATACACACGTCTACTGATGTCTGTGTCAAAGGTTAGTACCAACAAAATACACTTTTAAAGTTCGTTAGTAATTGCTTGTAAACAGTTTCTAAAccaatttcatgaattttaaCTGTAGGATGCAATGCCAAAAATTTATGATGATCGCAACCATCTTGAAGTCGCTGAATATGTTAATGATATATATCAGTATTATTGGGTCATGGAGGTTATTTGTTTCCCATCACCCATAATCTGTATTTGTTAAGAGTGCTAGTTTCTGTGGATTTTCGAACCTTCTTATTAGTGCTCCTTATTTGGACTCTTGCCCTTTATTTTTAACATTGTCTGTGCATTACCTTCTTCAGTATTCAATTGCAGGGACAGAATCCCTTGATGAAGAATTATATGGAAATTCAAAAGGAGATTACACCACAAATGCGGGGTATATTAATCAATTGGATTATCGAGGTATCTCATTCGCTCTTCTTTGTAATCTTTTGCTAGCTTGAGCTGGCTGTAAATGATCTCTCTGTGTGCAAACATTTGGGTTGTAGGTTCATATGAAGTTTGATTTGATGGAGGAAACACTTTTCCTCACGGTTTTGTTGTTAGACCGTTTCCTGTCCCTTGAGATCATAAAGAAGAATGAAATGCAGTTAGTTGGCCTAACTGCTCTTTTGTTGGCATCAAAATATGAAGACTTTTGGCATCCTCGGGTAACGATTTTCAAACACTTGAACTCCGCATTCTCGTACAGTGTGCTGTAATAAATACTTTATCCTTAATTGTTTGATGTGTTAATCACAGGTAGCTGACTTAATAAGCATCTCAGCAGAGACTTACACAAGAGATCAAATGCTTAAAATGGTAGTTATATAATTTCTGTTGTCTCTTTCATGAATGGACTCTTTGTTCTCTGCTGGAAGAACATCGGTTTTTGCACTATTCATTTTTTCATTGCTTAAAGCATAACTAGTAAATGATTTATCCATATGGCCATATCACGAGAAGCGGTGGTTTTTCACCATGTATAAGTTTACACGTCTGAATTGCAGGAGAAGGAAATGTTGCGGAGATTGAAGTTCCGCCTTAATGAACCAACTCTCTATGTTTTCATGCTAAGATTTATCAGGGCTGCTCAAGCAGATACCAAGGTATGCAACCAAAACTGTTGGATTGTTTTGTAATCCATAACTGCACAAACTGAAAGCAGAAATAGGGAACTCTTTTATCTAATTATTTGTGAATGTTGGTAATATGATGGCCTTTCAAAGTATTATCTACTTTGGTTCCAGGTTCCTGTGCATCTTGAAGTGTCGTGTTAATGTGATTTATCATTTGGTCTGTAACTCTCTTGAACATTGTTTTTCAGTTGAAACATCTGGCTTTTTACCTCATTGAGATTTGCTTGGTTGAATACGAAGCCTTGAACTACAAACCTTCAATGTTGTGCGCGTCTGCCATCTATCTTGCACGATGTACAATGGGAATTACTCCACCATGGACTCCACTTCTAGCAAAACACGCACGCTATGAAGAATCTCAAATCAGGTTTACTTTTTGTAGAAATAAGTTGTTCCTCaacttttatattaaatataggTGAGTTACACTTACTGAATTCTGCAGGGAGTGCGCAGAGATGATTCTGAAGTTTCACAAAGCTTCCAAAACAAATCTATTGAAAGTCACTTATGACAAGTATGGAAAGCTTGGCCACGGCAGGGCTGCAAATATAAAGCCTTTGGTAATGCTTCCTGAATACTGTTCCCACGTGCCCTGCTGATTCATTCCATCATGGGGTCTTATAGTTCTGATCGAATGTTGTAGATGTTAAAGCTACTATATGTTTCATATTTTCCCGTGGATTTCACATTTTTGTTCAATCCACAAAAGATGTAAATTGATGTATCATCTTAGTGGCATCTGTCATTGACAATATTTCTTGGATAGTTTTGGTGCTGCATAAAATTAATCCTGTTATATAGCGAAAACTAATGGATTTTGTTCGCAAACAAGTCAGAAATCTGAAAAGTTTTTTCTACGCTGATAATAACaaggagaagaagaatttaatCCTCTTAACAGGAATGCGAATGTTTTACACACTGATACTTTTCTCTTCCACATCGAAACAAGTAATGAAATATGGTGGTTTCAAGTTCAAGAAAACTAATGGGAGAATTGAACTATTCAAAACTAGAAACTGAATCTTCTGTTTGGACTTTCAATAAATATATTTGCCATGTGGTACTTGCATACCATTCTCTTCTACACTGTATTTAAAGCACATGGACTACTCAATCTCCCATCTCCCAAATTCTCTGCTTTCCCAATCCATTTACAGGACCGTATTTCTTCTGGTGTATGTAAGAAAGTGGAAGTATCCAAACTTATGAACAAATAGCTAAGCAATCCTGCGAAATCATCAAACTACTGCGATCCAGAGTCTCTTTTACTGCCTTGTAGAACTCTACCCATGTGCACGAATGAGCATCTGCAGGACTCCACAAAAACGTTGGATTCGGGCTAGCAGGGCAAGCGGCGACCAAGTCTATAACAGAGGCCGCAGGtctcaattgttgaggaaaatTGAATGCCAGGTTATCGACTTTGTGTTCGTATATTTTCCCATTTCTATCTAATTTATAGCGTGACGTGCCTTGAAACTGCCCTTTTGCTTCCCAAGGAACTCGAGGGACACCCTTCAAGTTCCATCTAATCAGAATCACATTCTCAGAGGGCTGCCAAATTCTTAAAACATCCAATGATATCTCCCGGAACAAGATTTTACCATGAAATCTCAATGCCCAGAATACCAACTTGTACTTTTCGATTCCAGTAAATGTGTTTAAAGGGTCCTTAAATGTTATATCATCCCTGCCAAGTTATcgaataaataaaaacatataaataaataaccACATATTCAGCAGAATGCTTACTCATATTCTACAAAGTAGCGGGGAATTCGACATGTGACAAACACGGGAAGGCCAtaataaaaaatctgaaaattttcAGATATCTGAGAAAATTTCACTTGAAGAAACTTAGAACAGACATGTTCAGGAGAAAGGGTACCTGTAAATATCATAATTAAGGTCTTTGGTAAAAATGACCGGTAGGTCTTCACGGAGAGTCCGCACAGCTGAGCCTAAATTGACGTAAAAATCATTTCTTTCGTCCTGCTTCTTATCCTGCACACCTTGGGTCCGGTTAACCTGCGCCAAACCACGGGGCGGGGGAGGTTCGAGCTTGGTCTGAGGTGAAGTAGCAGAAGTTGAAACGGATGAAAGAGTTGACAAAGAAGAAGAGGCTTGGTGAAGAACAATGGCGGAGAGTTTGTCTTTAGGTTGAAGAAGAGTTGGAGAAAGATTTGGCAGAATATAGGCCATTTATTTTCTTGCGACTGCCTTCCAGCAATTTTCTTTTTAGTTATATGTGTGGGGGTTTTCTTTCTTTGAAGTTTTGAGCGGCTTTCATCATTTCTGTTTATATGCAAGTATGGGACAATTTGTTTCTAATTTTAgataatataaatatcatttagtTTCCTTGAGTTTGAGTAAAAATAATACAAGAGAACCAAAAATTGTTCATTCAATGATCACTTTCCGAGGCCACACTCACTTGGATAGGTGGCGTAACCGCGATCTCTCGTTTTCTTGTCTCTTTGTTTAAAATAAGTATCAATTGTAGAGATCGAGATAAGTTTGTGTGCAATTGGGATGCTACCTCTCGCTCTCTACTTTTAATTAATGTTAATCTTACACCGTTGAATTTGACAACTCTTTGGACGAGTTTTGgactatttttcatttttaaatgaaaataaaattcactATTGAAAATTCTGTGTcagtaaattaaatatattacaCGAAAAATAAAATCGAAAATGCAGTTTTAAGGTAATAAAAATGAGATTATCTTTGCTagaattttcttttattttttaggtaAAATAAAGTAAAATGATAACATCCACTTAATCTCCATAAAAATCTTCACTTGAAATTTACTTTTTGATTACTTAATCTCCATTGCATAGTACTAGACTTTGCCAGGAGGTGTTGTATGACGATGTGGACCTGGAAGGATTCGAGGATTTATGGAACTTGTTGGAGGGCTGGGACCATGTGTGATGGGATGACTAGGATCAGATGTAATGGGGGGACTCGGACATATAGACGGAGGGCTTGGAACAGGCACAATTGGAGGACTTGGAACAGGTATCGTGGGAGGGTTAGGACAAGCAGTTGGAGGACTTGGAACAGGTACCATGGGAGGACTGCGAATAACTGGAGAAGTAGGACAGCTACCTGGAGGAATATATGGCGTAGTTGGACAACTGGGTGGCTGAGGCCAGCATGGAGGAATATATGGGGGAATGGGACAGCTGGGAGCTGGGGACAACAACGGGAGGCTGAGGACAACGACATGGAGGAGTGGCTTGGGGATCGAGAGGATTGACAGGACTGGGTGAAGGAGTGACAGGAGGCTTGGTTGGAGTCACAGGAGGATTGGGAGGTGTTGCAGCCTTGCAGGAGCCTTAGGTGCCGAGGGAACGGGGGTGCACCTGGAGATCCCTCTGGTGGACTCTCAGGTGGACCTTCAGGAGGTTTTATTTGATGTTCACCACCACTTCCCCCGCAGTCTTTGCTGCATATACATTTCAAACCCTTGCATGCACCGGTAAGATAACCTTCTTTCTCACAGTGTAGCGCAGTTTTCATTATTGACACAAACACCATGGAATAGTTTGCTTGGCCCCTTACAAAGTGCTGCCTCCACGTGCATCACATATTCTGTGAAGGGAAAAAAACACATTGAGATCAAACGGTTAGTTTTGTTATAAATTTAATGAAAGTTTATCATGAGAAATGACCAAGAAATGATCATTGCTTACGCCAGATGAAAAGTTGCATCAGCAGCAAAAGAAATCCCGCAGGTAATATTGATCTCCCCATGCTTGTAACTTATATGATCGATATCAGGAATTAATGTTTATTTCTTCTATCAACAAATGGACTGATGCATAGCCCAAATGCTTGGTGGCTTGTACATATAGAAGAGAAGGCATAAATGAAAATTTCCATTGTCGTGTAATGATTTAAGCTAGGTGTAGTCAAAATGGTTCTACACGTGATACCATCCATAAAACTTGCAGATATGAGTGTTCAGATCAACCAAATCTCTTTTTCCTAGACTTCTCCTTTGTAAGATATATGCTCATTTAATACAAGATGATTAAAGCTAATCATCTTATGTGAACACGGTTCGGATTATTATTCATGCTCAGTCCTGCAAATCACAATAAATGTTCATGTGATCTTCCACTCGATGATATTTCAACGTACCTTCCTTAAAAGTTAAATCctgataaattatattaaatatttttggaCGTCTCATTGATCTTGATCCCACATTCATTACATTGTATTGGAATTTTGCTACCAGCACATAATATCATTTCGATGTCTGAAAAAGAGAATTTTGACTAGACGTATCATGCTCTCGCTATTACTCCAAACTAATCTTGGAATTTCAAGGAGCTCACCGTCGAAGTATCCTCGGAGAACGTCCTTTTTACCCATCAAGATGGACAAAAAGATCAGATAGATGATGGCAAAAAGAAAATGCAAACCCTGTGGACTTGATATTAGGCGCCAATATATGCGTAAAAAAAAAGAATACTGTAACAATAGAAATGCACTCCCCACGTACTGTTAATTTGCAAGTGCACAGACATTTAGTCGAGTTAAAATCATTAAGTCATTATTTTGATAAGAATAGATCAGTTGTATATGTTCAATCACTGAATCTTTTGTAATTACATACATTTTGCCAACAATCGTCCATGTTACATACGTAAAAGTCATCAGAAAGAGCATCTTCTGTCAACCAAACAATAGTGTTAGCCGAGATCTCATATCAAAGCTGGCACTCAAGTCATTACGAGAGTTATGTCGTCGATAAGTGTTTTGTGATTCTTCATCATCGGTGTATCATCAAAGTCGATATCTTCGATCCAGTTGTTATACCGTTATCATGAACGAATCAAACTTAAAGAAGCATAAGGGATTTCTCTATTCTATTTCATCGCCTAGTAAGAGACCAATTGATGagaaaattaaactcttttcgACCTTACTTTAAAGAACATTAAATTCTACTGTCCTAATTCATGAATATGAACTCTTACTTGTTTCCATCCAACTATCTAGATAACCTCTGGAAAACATAAATTCATCTTGAACAGTTTACGTTTCATAAAAATCGAAACTTACGTAATTCTTGTTCTTTAAAATTTATCGTCTAAACTAAAGAGCATTCAAGAAGGAGAAATGATACTTTTTAATTTTcagaagaattttttttttgcacttgATTGGATTTAATTATGAGCAATTCTATTTCTAATCTTGTTAACTATGGCAAATGTACAATATTCTAGCTTCAGTTTGATGTTATAAAGAGATAAACCGCCATCTCTATTCTCTACAATACTTGAAATCTATTTCGAGTAATCGctaattaattatcacaaaaaCAGCAATATTGATAtgaggaaaaaaataaaaaatgaattgtTGCAATAATAACTATATTTTCCTATTTATTCCATCGACGTACACTATCAAACTTACTACATTCTTGTAAGAATcatctttttttatttgaatgcCAGTAGCTCAAATTTTACCTAGACTAATTCCCAGTTGAAAGTTGGATGGCCTTCTTCGACGccgccacctcctccaccatGATCATCGCCACTGCCACTGGCGCCACCAGACCCACAATCTTTGTAACACATGCACCGTAGTAACCACTCTTTACATTCGCCAAATAAAAAGCCTTCCATCTCGCAAATTGGAGCACAATTATCAATTCTAAAGCACAAACCCTTGAATATTTTGCTTCTTGTCTCGCACAATGCTGTTTCTGCATATAATCTGTTTTCTTGCATAACTGCgcacaccaaaaaaaaaaaaaacagaagaaaaatcggcatttaacatatttaaattaatacccatatatatatatatatatattaggagACAAGCTCTTGATAATCAATAAATTGTTTTACTTTCGCACGTAATTTGGTCAACTCTTGAAAATTTTATGGTGTTCGTAATTAAATACGTCATGCATTTTAGTAAAatgggaaaaaaatttaaataaaatttcaaaaaaaaaaagttctaAAGAAAGTCGTGCTTAGGATCGATAACTTTTTGAACTAGAATTACAAATTTAAAATGACATATTTCTTGTGATATATGTTTCACAATTTTGCAAGTAGCATTACTTATTCATAATTCGATGAATAAGTGAGGATAGTTGTTGTGATTCTCCATATTTTGTACATAATTGTTATTTCTGTTGTAGTACGGTAAATATAATCTGATATATTATTATGAATCAAATCAAAAGCATTAAAAGtccaattgtttttttttttctattattCATTTTCGTTTCTCTATTAAAACTAACGTATCAGGCACtttccttcttctttttctttccttcaaatatgtaaaattgaaaattttagtcTTGTAAGTGTATGTTTTTTTCTTTAATCATGTAATCTGTCAATGTTTAGTTTTTATTCACTAACttggttttttttttggtcCTTTTCACTTAAAACcaataaatatatcaaatattGTTTATTTGTAACCGATACTTTCCTACATGACTCATATACCAAAAACAAAACATATATATTatacaaattaaaatctatCTAAAGAAAATAAAGAGAAACGACAAGTTTTTTCCCTccttttttaaatattgagtgTCGTTTTGCTTAATTTTTTCctttaatttgtttttatttagatttATTTTGATGTGAGGAATATGTGTTTACTGTCGTCACATGAGATACATAGAAAATATCAatgtcaaataaaaaatattggaaTGATTTAGTATTTTTGGCCAAAAAAAGgatgaaaacaaaaaaatataagttagttaatgaaaatgaaatatTGACACGTGAGAGTAGAAAACATATTTCCAAAGCTCATTAATGTTGTAGATCTCAAAATATATCTCTATTATTTGAACAATTTATTTATTACTTATGATCAGCAGATTCATGAGTTGACGGTGAGCCAAATTTGCATGGTTGGCTACACATACAGAATAGGTAGAAATATTCAAATATGTTACAGAGAGAGTATTCTCTCAACGATAGTTTAACATAATTATCTCTTTCCCggataatttaataaaataatgatgaattttattattgttgatgtacCAAAAACTTTGCAAGAGATGGATGAATCTTAACAGGGTggtataccgtaccgtaccGTATCGTACTGAAAATTAGATACCCTATACCGTACAAAAAATTACGGTATAAGAAAATTCATAccgataccgtaccgaaattctCGGTTTTATACCGAAAAAACTTTAtgtttttacaattttataaatttattgttttaaaatattatttattttaaaatttatatattttttcgatATTTTGTTATTTCGGTATGtactgaaattttcaaattgtaTACAGATATCGCACCGAAAAATTCTGTATTCATAGTGTTTATTATACCGAAATCTTAAATATActgaaaatttgatattttttcgATACGATGATTTCGATATATCAAAGATTCGATATATTTTCTCAAACTCTATTTATACTCACAGGACATTTCGTTTAAAAGGCTAATTTGTCAAATGAGGCTATCTGGATGACCGTTCAGCCACGTGTCACCAGAGACAATGACCCTACAACAGCAAAAAGGAAAGTCCAACTGTCGTCAAATGATTTTCAACTGCCTTTCTTGAGGATCACTCATCGGATTTGGATCCATTTTACTACAAAGGCCTTTATTTTCTCCTCTCCTCTTTCTTCGCTGAATTTATTCATTAAAAAGTAGATTGATAGAAATCAAAGGGCCCTTGTCCTTCTCCTTCCCTTTCATGCCCTCTTACTTCGACTTTCAGAATTCTTGGGGACCTCCAATCCCCACCTTGGTACGCAATTTTTCTTATTCCCAGATTGTTACATTTTTTCTTGATCGTGACGTGACCCCCTTTGTTCTTGCGTCGGATTCAtcgtatatttatttatatgatcGCGTGTATTTTCTTAAAGCTTGATCGACAAGAACGTGTATTTTTACAGGAGAAAAATACAGGACTGTGTAATGTTGCAATTTGATATAATGTATATTCTCTTGATCTTCGCATTTTCACACGTCTGTTTTATTCGGTGATGACATCAAATTCCGCCTGCTTGTTACTTCTTGGAGCAgggtttataatatttttttcttgcaTTGATCAGGTTATTCATAGGGTGCAGCGAGCGGGTTTTTGCAGGTTTGGGAACAAAGGGTTTTGTTTGGCTTGAATTTTGTGTGGCATTATCTGTTATTTTCACAACTCCTGGCTTCTTGATTTCACCGCTGATCTTATAAACCTAATCAATGGAAAACGAATGTCCTTACatgttaaatatttttgaaGTTCTTACTTCTGTCTTCTTGGCTCTTGTTCTAAATGAGAAAAAAGTTTACGAGGTGATTGAAGAAAAGTTGGCGAAGCCATGAGAATCACTAGGAGAAATCGTGATGATTAATGAGAAAAGCCATTAGATCACGGTGTTCTTAACATTCTTGAGCAAATTACTAATAATAGTACCCATTGTTTCCCCCCTAAAAAGGCTGTCTTGATCAGTACTATTGTCTTGACTAAATGTAAGTAATGCGTAAGTAATAATGATAGCGAGATCTACAAATAAATGAGAATTTTGCCTTCAAATGTGTATTCTGGATGATGATCCAAAATACTTTTCTGACTATTTACTTCTGGTTAGTCATGTTGCTTATTCCTAAAGATCAGAAATTTTCGTGAAATTGTGAGATTCCTGGTTTCTTTTCTAAACATTTATTTCAAGAATATCTCCAACGAGTTTCCGCAGAAGCCTTGATTCCGAGGTCCAGTTAGAAACATCACTTGCTGAAATATGTATAGGGGGctaatttttacttgttttgaTTTTCTGCATTTAATTTTCATATGGTTCCTAATATTCATACTGAGCTGTCTTCTGTTAGCTGTCATGTGATGAGAAAAATTCAGTGAATCTACAAGAATCAAGAATGTCATCTGTCAGCTTCAAATACTGGGATGATTGTGTGGATCCTCTAGACTTGGACTCAATGTGGGCAGATCCTGATGTTAAAGCAGAGTGGCTCAATGTTGGAGAGACCAAGGGATCAAAGGTCCATCTCTCACGTGATCCTGATGGTCAGCCTTATTTAACACAAACAGAGATGAAGGTAAAGTCAACCAAATCTCTATCAGGATAACACCAAACTGAATGAGCTACATTGCCGCCGACGAATAAGTTTTCAGTCTAAATAAAAATCTAACCTCTGAGCTCTGAATAATTATGCATTGTAGGCTGTGGCTGGAATCATTGTCCAAAGGCATTTTATCTCG
This window contains:
- the LOC142518140 gene encoding putative cyclin-B3-1 isoform X3, with translation MKNSGEVKDSKSFKVFTEAEKEQVCDSINDQTKGELIPPRSGGYLLNASGLKSGIGRLETCKRKLVKPVKINNGRKVLADISNSKGGFTKSEQVKNSSTEKSKFERMLYPQRDTGGLGKKKPISSEQHLRISEESEALRLPVKQGNVRSDLITVATRNQTIRKSANENIKATSYEQRSKLQNLGSITATVRISARIPLHLTRKSLPIYKQGNPSETRGLTKKNPEMSEKFKGKHGFPVKSVVRRSTIPKPSILTKPPWGSRVSDGFVMKASSAQTKVDARVVLPRKSVKTNPKFKSVLSTNKLKSGSVASSKKKQDKGSVSKVIPSSVEELVSKEDLCGGASDSDRTSTTIGKKKSDRRNSYTRLLMSVSKDAMPKIYDDRNHLEVAEYVNDIYQYYWVMEGQNPLMKNYMEIQKEITPQMRGILINWIIEVHMKFDLMEETLFLTVLLLDRFLSLEIIKKNEMQLVGLTALLLASKYEDFWHPRVADLISISAETYTRDQMLKMEKEMLRRLKFRLNEPTLYVFMLRFIRAAQADTKLKHLAFYLIEICLVEYEALNYKPSMLCASAIYLARCTMGITPPWTPLLAKHARYEESQIRECAEMILKFHKASKTNLLKVTYDKYGKLGHGRAANIKPLVMLPEYCSHVPC
- the LOC142518140 gene encoding putative cyclin-B3-1 isoform X6 — its product is MVTAKGRLKQHANQPTRTHKMKNSGEVKDSKSFKVFTEAEKEQVCDSINDQTKGELIPPRSGGYLLNASGLKSGIGRLETCKRKLVKPVKINNGRKVLADISNSKGGFTKSEQVKNSSTEKSKFERMLYPQRDTGGLGKKKPISSEQHLRISEESEALRLPVKQGNVRSDLITVATRNQTIRKSANENIKATSYEQRSKLQNLGSITATVRISARIPLHLTRKSLPIYKQGNPSETRGLTKKNPEMSEKFKGKHGFPVKSVVRRSTIPKPSILTKPPWGSRVSDGFVMKASSAQTKVDARVVLPRKSVKTNPKFKSVLSTNKLKSGSVASSKKKQDKGSVSKVIPSSVEELVSKEDLCGGASDSDRTSTTIGKKKSDRRNSYTRLLMSVSKDAMPKIYDDRNHLEVAEYVNDIYQYYWVMEGQNPLMKNYMEIQKEITPQMRGILINWIIEVHMKFDLMEETLFLTVLLLDRFLSLEIIKKNEMQLVGLTALLLASKYEDFWHPRVADLISISAETYTRDQMLKMEKEMLRRLKFRLNEPTLYVFMLRFIRAAQADTKLKHLAFYLIEICLVEYEALNYKPSMLCASAIYLARCTMGITPPWTPLLAKHARYEESQIRKLPKQIY